The DNA region GGGCAGGAACATCCTGGCCGTGCGCGTTGCCCAGTTCTCCGCGGCCAGCTACCTGGAGGACCAGGACATGTGGTGGCTGCCGGGCATCTTCCGGGATGTCACACTGCAGTCCCGGCCCGACTCCGGCATTGACGACGTGTTCGTCCACGCTGACTACGACAACCACACCGGTGACGGCATTCTGCGCGTTGAGGCGAGCCGAGGCGGCGAGGCGATTGACGCCGTCGTACGAATCCCCGAACTGGGGCTGGAACTGGCGGCAGGCAGCGAACACCGCGTTCCGCAGATTTCGCCCTGGTCCGCTGAGCTGCCGCGGCTCTACGAGGCGACCGTCAGCGCGCCCGGCGAGACAGTGGCCCTGCAGCTCGGCTTCCGCAGCATCACCATCGAGGACGCCCAGTTCAAAGTCAACGGCCAGCGGATCCTGCTTCGCGGCGTCAACCGGCATGAGCACCATCCGCGCCTTGGCAGGGCCGTGCCCCGGGACGTGATGGAGGATGAGCTGCGCCTCATGAAGCAGCACAACATCAATGCCATACGCTCCTCCCACTATCCCCCGCACCCTGACTTCCTCGCGCTTGCGGACCAGCTGGGCTTCTACGTCGTGCTTGAATGCGACCTCGAAACCCATGGGTTTGAAAGCGGCGGCTGGAAGCAAAACCCGAGCGACGACCCGCAGTGGGAATCCGCCTTGGTGGACAGGATGCGCCGCACTGTGGAGCGCGACAAGAACCATGCGGCCGTGATCATGTGGTCCCTGGGTAACGAGGCAGGCACCGGCCGGAACCTTGCTGAGATGTCGCGCTGGACGAAGCACCGCGACCCATCACGGCCCATTCACTATGAGGGCGACTCGACCTCGGCCTATGTGGATGTCTACTCCCGGATGTATGCCAGCCATGCTGAAACCGCGCTCATCGGCCAGGGCATTGAGGAGCCGCTGGAGGATCCGGCGCTGGATGCCCGGCGCCGCGCCATGCCTTTCGTCCTCTGCGAGTACGTCCACGCGATGGGTAACGGCCCCGGTGGCATGTCTGAGTATCAGGACTTGTTTGACCGCTACCCACGGCTGATGGGTGGGTTCGTGTGGGAGTGGCTGGAGCACGGCATCACCGTCACGGCCGCGGATGGCCAGGAGCACTTCGCATACGGCGGTGACTTCGGTGAGGAAATTCACGACGGCAACTTCGTTACTGACGGGCTGGTGGACGCGAACCGCAAGCCCCGGCCCGGCCTGCTGGACTTCAAGAAGGTCATCGCGCCGCTGAAAATTGCCGTGGCGGAGGACTGGTCCGGCTTCACCCTGCGCAACGGCTTTGACTTCGCGGACACGTCGACGCTCAGCTTCCGCTACGTGGTGGAGGCCGACGGCGTTACGCTCGACGGCGGCACGGTGGACGTTGCGCCGTTGGCGCCTGGTGCGGAGGCGCAGATGGAACTCCCAGCCGGCCTTGCCGGACTCGGCGCCGGACGCCCGGCGGTACTCACCGTCAGCGCAGTTCTTGCTACAGACACGGAATGGGCAGCAGCGGGTCATGAGCTTGCCTGGGGCCAGGGAGCCCGTGACCTGGCGGTGGCCGAGCAGCCTGTTGCTATCGAACAGGTGGACGTCCAGGCAGCCGAACTGCGGCTGGGGCCGGTGGTTTTCGACCGTGTCTCAGGCCTGCCGGCCTCCATCGGCGAAGTGCCTGTGGAGGATCTGCGGCTGGTGCTCTGGTGGGCGCCCACTGACAACGACTTTGGCCGCGAATGGACCGATCCTGACCAGAGGCCCCTGGCTACGCAGTGGGTGGAGGCTGGGCTCGACCGGCTCCATTCCCGTCTGCTGGGCATCTCGGCCGCTCCATCACCGGACGGTGGTGATGTGCTGACGGTGCGGACCCGAATGGGCGCTGCCGGCAAGCAGTTCGGTGTGCTGGTGGACTATTCGTGGTCCAGCGACGGTCAGTCCGTGGCC from Arthrobacter pascens includes:
- a CDS encoding glycoside hydrolase family 2 TIM barrel-domain containing protein — protein: MSVQSPSAPVESSPDTAVQRRALELAAGAVQELASVAPARGTLPARAYLHSDAPRKSLNGEWQFRLSSGIRQAPEDGWQRGGDTAGFEGLPVPSSWPMHGHGSPWYTNVQYPFAVEPPHVPEANPVGDHLVEFQAGPEFFPRAALRFDGIESAGTVWLNGTELGTTRGSRLAHEFDVTGILVQGRNILAVRVAQFSAASYLEDQDMWWLPGIFRDVTLQSRPDSGIDDVFVHADYDNHTGDGILRVEASRGGEAIDAVVRIPELGLELAAGSEHRVPQISPWSAELPRLYEATVSAPGETVALQLGFRSITIEDAQFKVNGQRILLRGVNRHEHHPRLGRAVPRDVMEDELRLMKQHNINAIRSSHYPPHPDFLALADQLGFYVVLECDLETHGFESGGWKQNPSDDPQWESALVDRMRRTVERDKNHAAVIMWSLGNEAGTGRNLAEMSRWTKHRDPSRPIHYEGDSTSAYVDVYSRMYASHAETALIGQGIEEPLEDPALDARRRAMPFVLCEYVHAMGNGPGGMSEYQDLFDRYPRLMGGFVWEWLEHGITVTAADGQEHFAYGGDFGEEIHDGNFVTDGLVDANRKPRPGLLDFKKVIAPLKIAVAEDWSGFTLRNGFDFADTSTLSFRYVVEADGVTLDGGTVDVAPLAPGAEAQMELPAGLAGLGAGRPAVLTVSAVLATDTEWAAAGHELAWGQGARDLAVAEQPVAIEQVDVQAAELRLGPVVFDRVSGLPASIGEVPVEDLRLVLWWAPTDNDFGREWTDPDQRPLATQWVEAGLDRLHSRLLGISAAPSPDGGDVLTVRTRMGAAGKQFGVLVDYSWSSDGQSVALRTEVRPDGEWINGGYAVEWARIGLEIVLGAQTKTVAWFGQGPHQSYADTGQGTRMGWFELPLEELDVDYVRPQESGARSAVRTAALELDAGTLDVSGARFALTVRPYSQDVLAAARHRTDLVPDGRSYVYVDHALRGVGTAACGPGVLEPYRLQPREADFTVVLRVRR